The nucleotide window AATCTGGATGAGCACGGCCTGGGTTATGTATTCTTTGGCTGGGGACTGATGCTGGCGATTACGTCTGTATTCGTGGCACCAAGATTACAACGCCGATTCGGATCGGTTCCGTCCATGAGTGTCATGCTTACATTGTTCGCGATTGATCTGGTTGTTATGGCCATTGGTACGGTGATGGGTTCACCAACTACTGTTATTGTGGCGGTCATTGTAGCAGGGATCTTCCTTGGGATTAACAACACGTTGATTACAACGGCTGTTATGGAAGCTGCACCTGTGGAACGTTCTGTTGCTTCCGCTGCATACAGCTTTGTTCGTTTCCTGGGTGGTGCACTTGCTCCATGGCTTGCGGGTAAATTATCCGAGTGGTTCCTGCCGGAAACGCCGTTTTATTTTGGCGCATTAATGGTTCTGGTTGGTGTCGTAGTACTGCTGGTGCGTCGCCATCATCTGCGGGATATCGATTCCGCCATTACATCTCATTAATTCACAGGAGGAATTGCAATGCTGAAACGTATATTGGTTGCTGTTGATGGATCGGATCATGCGCATAAGGCTTTGGAGCAAGCACTGATCCTGGCTGAAAATATGAAACAACCCGCAAGTCTGTTGATCGTGCATGTTAATCCTGCCATTTCTATTAATGAACCTGCATTGGGTGTCGATCTGGAAGCTCGGATTGCCAAAGAAGGCCAACATGTTATAGAACCGGTGACCAGACAGTTGTCCGGACGGGACGTTGCGTATGAAACGCTGCTAATTGCGGGCGATCCCGTTAATGAGATCTGCCGTGTGGCGCGTGAACGAGATTGTGGAATGATTGTGATGGGTACAGGCGGGAAAGGCATGCTGGCAGAGATGATCGTGGGCAGTGTCAGTCATGGCGTGTTAAAACATGCAGAATGCCCCGTCCTGACGGTGAAATAAAATGGCATATAAATTTAGCCTGTATGATATAGGCAGTATGAAAGCCTGTTTAACGACGTCTGATGGTGACCACTGGAATCCTCTGCTGGGTTGATGACACGGAAATAGTGTATAAATAGATTATATAAATTGAACTGGACTTTTACATGCGACAGCGATTGGAAGGTTGTTCTGTCATCAAAGTGGCGGTGTAACATTCTTTAGTTCAATAGGTTCGAAAAGAATGGAGGATGCAGCATATGAAAAAACAACATCTGTTTATCGGTGGCAAACCGACCGAATCCGTAGATTATAAAGCACTTCAAGCACCATACTCCGGGGAAACGCTGGCAGAAGTCTCGTCGGCTTCAGCAGAGGAAGCGGAGGCTGCTGTTGCAGCTGCGGTGCAGGCTGGGAAGGAGATGCGCCAGATGCCTGCACATCAGCGTGCAGATATTCTGTACAAGTTGTCCTCCATGCTTGAAGAACGCAAGGAAGAAGCAGCGCGAATCATTGCACTTGAAGCGGCGAAGCCGATTACTGCAGCGCTGGCTGAGGTAGACCGTACGGTGGAAACGTATCGTTTTGCCGCTGAGGAAGCCAAGCGGCTGACCGGAGAGACGGTTCCGATGGATGCAGCGAAAGGTGGAGAAGGGCGTATCGGGTATACGATGCGACAACCGTTAGGCGTTATTGGAGCCATAACGCCGTTTAATTTTCCAATGAACCTGGTAGCTCACAAGGTGGGTCCAGCGCTGGCAGCGGGCAATACGATTGTTCTCAAACCTGCGGAGCAGACACCCCTGTCATCCTATTACATTGCTAATTTGCTTCAGGAAGCCGGACTACCAGATGGTGCACTGAACGTGGTGAGCGGTGATGGTAAAACGATTGGTGATGTGCTTGTGGAGCACCCCCGTGTTGCTCGCATTACGTTTACAGGCAGTCCAGCGGTAGGCACGAGCATTCGTAGCAAAGCAGGAATGAAACGCGTGACACTGGAACTTGGGTCGAATGCAGCGGTGATCGTGGATAAGGACGCAGATCTGGACAAAGTGGTTCCTCGATGTGTGACGGGAGCTTTCACGTATCAGGGACAGGTATGTATCTCGCTACAGCGGATTTACGTACATCGTGATATTTCGGATGAATTCATACGGAGCTTTGCTGAAGCGGCCAAACAAGTGGTGGTCGGAGACCCGCTCGAGCCGGATACGGTAGTTTCTGCGCTGATTACGTCCAAAGATGTACAGCGCACGCTCGATTGGATTGAAGAAGCCAAACAGGCTGGGGCTGAAGTAGCAGCAGGCGGTCAAGCTGAAGGAGGCGTTCTGCGTCCAACCGTGCTGGTTAACGTTCCACGTGATGCCAAGGTATCCTGTCAGGAAGTGTTTGCACCCATCGTGGTGATCAATACTGTGGATTCGGTTGAAGAGGGCATTGAATATGTCAACGATTCCATCTATGGGCTTCAGGCAGGTGTGTTCACAAATGATATTCATACGGCCCTCCATGCTGTCGATCAGATCGAGGCAGGCGGAGTTATGATTAATGATATTCCAACGTTCCGGGTCGATCACATGCCTTATGGTGGTGTGAAGCAGAGTGGTATTGGGCGTGAAGGTGTAAAATATGCGGTAGAGGAAATGACGGAATTGAAGTTTGTCATGTTTAACAAAGGATGATTCACTTCATTTCTGGTGCTTAACATTTCGTATGCCAATGAAAACATAACAATATGATCCTGTGCCATGATCATGGTACAGGATTTTTTCATATGTAGATGTTGGAAAACTGTTTCAAAAATACATACCGATTCTTTATTGACTGCGGGTTCACATCTGATGAGACGGGTATAAATAGTTAACATATCGCAATTCATTTGATTAAATGCCGCTCATATCACCTAAGCATGATGTACCTATCCAGAGCGCGAGCGGAATAATGCGGTACAGCATTGCCGAAAGTCTTATAATCTCTCACTATTCAAATAAAATGCAGTATGAAATAAGCCTGAACTCTGGAGTTGCAGGACAGGCAGGAGGTGTATTCAAATGGCATATTCCATGGTTGATGTATCCGGAATGTCAGGCGTAAGTCTGAACGAGCTGAGCCAGTATGCGGAGACAGGTCTCTTGAATCCGGCCTTTGGTGGTTTGGATGAGGATATCTATTATGAAAAGCAAGAACTGTTGAGACTTCAGCAAATTCTCTTCTGTAAGGAAGTAGGCATGGAGGAGAATGAGATTGGATCAATGCTCCGGGACAATCCTCAAGATGTTATTCGTATCATGCAGCAGCATCGCATAGAGATTCTGGAGGAGGCACTCCGTCTACATGGATTGATTCAGACACTGGACAAAACGATTTCTCATTTGCAAGGCGAACAGGAACTTGATGAACATGAGCTGTATATCGGTTTTGTAAATCAGGGACGTCACCAGATGCTGAATGAGGGGAGTTCT belongs to Paenibacillus sp. FSL H8-0079 and includes:
- a CDS encoding universal stress protein, which gives rise to MLKRILVAVDGSDHAHKALEQALILAENMKQPASLLIVHVNPAISINEPALGVDLEARIAKEGQHVIEPVTRQLSGRDVAYETLLIAGDPVNEICRVARERDCGMIVMGTGGKGMLAEMIVGSVSHGVLKHAECPVLTVK
- a CDS encoding TipAS antibiotic-recognition domain-containing protein, with product MAYSMVDVSGMSGVSLNELSQYAETGLLNPAFGGLDEDIYYEKQELLRLQQILFCKEVGMEENEIGSMLRDNPQDVIRIMQQHRIEILEEALRLHGLIQTLDKTISHLQGEQELDEHELYIGFVNQGRHQMLNEGSSDHAVNNDMNQVQTEDVQRSDIQSFNSSTMSANQELKSKEDYLDSQAKIDQVHLDLQQAIEDGLEPGSSKVQSIIGRHLEWIKSYYTPTAEIYQDLANLYVEHRDFRKMYDGYHPRLAEFLRDGMMIKAEQDLT
- a CDS encoding aldehyde dehydrogenase family protein, translating into MKKQHLFIGGKPTESVDYKALQAPYSGETLAEVSSASAEEAEAAVAAAVQAGKEMRQMPAHQRADILYKLSSMLEERKEEAARIIALEAAKPITAALAEVDRTVETYRFAAEEAKRLTGETVPMDAAKGGEGRIGYTMRQPLGVIGAITPFNFPMNLVAHKVGPALAAGNTIVLKPAEQTPLSSYYIANLLQEAGLPDGALNVVSGDGKTIGDVLVEHPRVARITFTGSPAVGTSIRSKAGMKRVTLELGSNAAVIVDKDADLDKVVPRCVTGAFTYQGQVCISLQRIYVHRDISDEFIRSFAEAAKQVVVGDPLEPDTVVSALITSKDVQRTLDWIEEAKQAGAEVAAGGQAEGGVLRPTVLVNVPRDAKVSCQEVFAPIVVINTVDSVEEGIEYVNDSIYGLQAGVFTNDIHTALHAVDQIEAGGVMINDIPTFRVDHMPYGGVKQSGIGREGVKYAVEEMTELKFVMFNKG